In Taeniopygia guttata chromosome Z, bTaeGut7.mat, whole genome shotgun sequence, one genomic interval encodes:
- the RPP25L gene encoding ribonuclease P protein subunit p25-like protein isoform X1 — translation MRCGVQGLSAAGLRSLRHCRMENYKKTKIVEKPCPPPFTDLPADIIEMKVKDGSKIRNLMGYAMSKMEQDSVRQILFTGSGKAVSKTITCVEIMKRRLKELHQITKVLFKQIEEIWEPIVPEAGLDALTVKRNIPAICVLLSKDALDPQEPGYQAPGSFDAFWTETLKAESQGQMKRKQGGGRGAASTGKHPRSTGGMPWGP, via the exons ATGCGGTGCGGGGTGCAGGGTCTGAGTGCAGCGGGACTCAGGAGCCTGCGG caTTGCAGAATGGAGAACTATAAGAAGACCAAAATTGTGGAGAAACCTTGTCCTCCTCCTTTCACTGACCTGCCTGCTGATATTATTGAAATGAAGGTGAAGGATGGGAGCAAAATTAGGAATCTGATGGGCTATGCCATGAGCAAGATGGAGCAGGACTCAGTGAGGCAGATTCTTTTCACTGGCTCAGGCAAGGCTGTCAGCAAGACCATCACCTGTGTGGAAATCATGAAACGAAGGCTCAAGGAGCTGCACCAGATCACCAAAGTGCTCTTCAAACAGATTGAAGAAATCTGGGAACCCATTGTGCCTGAGGCAGGCCTCGATGCCTTGACAGTGAAGAGAAACATTCCTGCCATATGTGTCCTGTTGAGCAAAGATGCCCTGGATCCTCAGGAGCCGGGATACCAGGCCCCAGGATCTTTTGATGCCTTCTGGACTGAGACATTGAAAGCAGAATCGCAGGGCCAGATGAAGAGGAAGCAGGGTGGAGGCCggggagctgccagcacagggaagCACCCTCGCTCCACTGGGGGAATGCCGTGGgggccctga
- the DCTN3 gene encoding dynactin subunit 3 (The RefSeq protein has 1 frameshift compared to this genomic sequence) has translation MAAGAAELRRLQWRLEELEQRVGLGGCGPQKVADELVKVQVALNNIAGKRERIKXPV, from the exons ATGGCGGCGGGCGCTGCGGAGCTGCGGCGGCTGCAGTGGCGGCTGGAAGAGCTGGAACAACGCGTCGGCCTCGGCGGCTGCGGGCCGCAAAAG GTGGCGGACGAGCTGGTGAAGGTGCAGGTGGCGCTGAACAATATCGCCGGCAAGAGGGAGAGGATCAAA CCTGTTTAA
- the DCTN3 gene encoding dynactin subunit 3 isoform X1, producing the protein MAAGAAELRRLQWRLEELEQRVGLGGCGPQKVADELVKVQVALNNIAGKRERIKILFKKIEDIIKYLDPQYIDRMAVPDTMKLQFILAEEQAIPARAALLEQVKNLQPILDSTSIQAVPDHAAKLQRLSQIHIQQQEKRHDLTDSVKTLLEDYNKMTLLLSKQFVQWNEILTRLEVAKQAKPVAE; encoded by the exons ATGGCGGCGGGCGCTGCGGAGCTGCGGCGGCTGCAGTGGCGGCTGGAAGAGCTGGAACAACGCGTCGGCCTCGGCGGCTGCGGGCCGCAAAAG GTGGCGGACGAGCTGGTGAAGGTGCAGGTGGCGCTGAACAATATCGCCGGCAAGAGGGAGAGGATCAAAATCCTGTTTAAGAAAA TTGAAGATATAATAAAATACCTTGACCCCCAGTACATTGACAGGATGGCTGTTCCAGACACTATgaagctgcagttcatcttgGCAG AGGAACAGGCTATTCCTGCCCGTGCAGCCCTTCTGGAGCAAGTGAAGAACCTCCAGCCTATCTTGGACAGCACCAGTATCCAAG CGGTTCCTGACCATGCAGCCAAACTGCAGAGGCTCTCACAGATCCACATACAGCAGCAG GAGAAGCGTCACGATCTCACTGACAGTGTCAAGACACTCCTTGAGGATTACAACAAAATG ACCTTGCTGCTCTCCAAGCAGTTTGTGCAGTGGAATGAAATCCTGACACGTCTGGAAGTGGCCAAACAAGCAAAACCTGTGGCAGAgtga
- the RPP25L gene encoding ribonuclease P protein subunit p25-like protein isoform X2, whose protein sequence is MENYKKTKIVEKPCPPPFTDLPADIIEMKVKDGSKIRNLMGYAMSKMEQDSVRQILFTGSGKAVSKTITCVEIMKRRLKELHQITKVLFKQIEEIWEPIVPEAGLDALTVKRNIPAICVLLSKDALDPQEPGYQAPGSFDAFWTETLKAESQGQMKRKQGGGRGAASTGKHPRSTGGMPWGP, encoded by the coding sequence ATGGAGAACTATAAGAAGACCAAAATTGTGGAGAAACCTTGTCCTCCTCCTTTCACTGACCTGCCTGCTGATATTATTGAAATGAAGGTGAAGGATGGGAGCAAAATTAGGAATCTGATGGGCTATGCCATGAGCAAGATGGAGCAGGACTCAGTGAGGCAGATTCTTTTCACTGGCTCAGGCAAGGCTGTCAGCAAGACCATCACCTGTGTGGAAATCATGAAACGAAGGCTCAAGGAGCTGCACCAGATCACCAAAGTGCTCTTCAAACAGATTGAAGAAATCTGGGAACCCATTGTGCCTGAGGCAGGCCTCGATGCCTTGACAGTGAAGAGAAACATTCCTGCCATATGTGTCCTGTTGAGCAAAGATGCCCTGGATCCTCAGGAGCCGGGATACCAGGCCCCAGGATCTTTTGATGCCTTCTGGACTGAGACATTGAAAGCAGAATCGCAGGGCCAGATGAAGAGGAAGCAGGGTGGAGGCCggggagctgccagcacagggaagCACCCTCGCTCCACTGGGGGAATGCCGTGGgggccctga
- the ENHO gene encoding adropin encodes MAAALSTGAIVAISFNCVIVLLILILFLILCKACRTPSCPKKTPASDVDESRNEEKYLLQP; translated from the coding sequence ATGGCGGCTGCTCTCTCCACCGGAGCGATTGTGGCAATTTCTTTTAACTGTGTCATTGTGTTGctcatcctcatcctcttcctcatcctctgcAAAGCCTGCAGGACCCCCTCATGTCCCAAGAAGACCCCAGCTTCTGATGTGGATGAATCAAGGAATGAAGAGAAGTACCTGCTGCAGCCTTGA